A window from Pseudomonas sp. Tri1 encodes these proteins:
- a CDS encoding flagellin domain-containing protein, whose product MALTVNTNTTSLNVQKNLNRASDALSTSMTRLSSGLKINSAKDDAAGLQIATRMTSQIRGQTMAIKNANDGISMAQTAEGAMQEQTNILQRMRELAIQSRNDSNSATDRVALNKEFSQMSDELTRIANSTNLNGKNLLDGTASTMTFQVGSNTGADNQISLTLSASFDAASLGVDSAITIVGSDSAAAETNFSAAMDAITSAIDTINSARADLGAAQNRFASTISNLQNINENASAALGRVQDTDFAAETAQLTKQQTLQQASTSVLAQANQLPSAVLKLLQ is encoded by the coding sequence ATGGCTTTAACAGTAAACACTAACACCACATCGCTGAACGTTCAGAAGAACCTGAACCGGGCTTCCGACGCTCTGTCCACTTCGATGACCCGTTTGTCTTCCGGCCTGAAAATCAACAGCGCCAAAGACGACGCCGCCGGCCTGCAGATCGCTACCCGTATGACCTCGCAAATCCGCGGTCAGACCATGGCGATCAAAAACGCCAACGATGGTATCTCCATGGCGCAGACCGCTGAAGGCGCAATGCAGGAACAAACCAACATTCTGCAGCGTATGCGTGAACTGGCCATCCAGTCCCGTAACGATAGCAACAGCGCAACCGACCGTGTCGCTCTGAACAAAGAGTTCTCGCAGATGAGCGACGAACTGACCCGTATCGCCAACAGCACCAACCTGAACGGTAAGAATCTGCTTGACGGTACCGCCAGCACCATGACCTTCCAGGTTGGTTCGAACACCGGTGCTGACAACCAGATCTCGCTGACCTTGAGCGCCAGCTTCGACGCTGCAAGCCTGGGTGTTGACTCGGCAATCACCATCGTTGGTTCCGACAGCGCTGCTGCTGAAACCAACTTCTCGGCCGCTATGGACGCAATCACCAGCGCGATCGACACCATCAACAGTGCCCGTGCTGACCTCGGTGCTGCACAAAACCGTTTCGCCAGCACTATCTCCAACCTGCAGAACATCAACGAAAACGCCAGTGCTGCACTGGGTCGCGTACAAGATACCGACTTCGCTGCTGAAACTGCACAACTGACCAAGCAGCAGACTCTGCAGCAAGCGTCTACCTCGGTTCTGGCCCAGGCCAACCAACTGCCATCCGCTGTACTGAAGCTGCTTCAGTAA
- a CDS encoding flagellar protein FlaG, with translation MDMSVKLNLSYPAAKPAPTVVGKPVDKPVEKPQADAAVVAAVKETPKDAAAEQDKLKKAVQEIEKFVQSVKRNLEFSIDEPSGKVVVKVIASGSGEVIRQIPNEEVLKLANSLNDANSLLFSAEA, from the coding sequence ATGGATATGAGCGTGAAGCTGAACTTGTCTTATCCAGCGGCGAAGCCAGCTCCTACGGTGGTCGGAAAACCGGTGGATAAGCCGGTGGAGAAGCCTCAAGCCGACGCTGCTGTCGTGGCTGCGGTGAAGGAAACTCCCAAAGACGCTGCTGCCGAGCAGGACAAACTCAAGAAGGCCGTTCAGGAAATCGAGAAGTTCGTCCAGTCGGTCAAGCGCAACCTGGAGTTCTCTATTGATGAGCCTTCAGGCAAAGTAGTGGTCAAAGTGATTGCCAGTGGTTCCGGTGAAGTGATTCGCCAGATCCCGAACGAAGAAGTTCTGAAGCTGGCCAATAGTTTGAATGATGCAAACAGCTTGTTGTTCAGCGCCGAAGCCTGA
- the fliD gene encoding flagellar filament capping protein FliD, which produces MASPILPGLGLGSGLDTTAIVKALVDSDKAAKQGQITRATTTTTNSISGVGTLKSLLAAFNTAMKDLSSTTTPQFAGFAATSSTPTVLTATASNSAVNGTYSIKVDSIATASKVTTAAFAGGTSSAIPSGTLTIKQNGVDYNLDVASGATLQSVRDAINADTSLKAAGFSANIITDSFGSRLVLGSSTTGAGSDISVSGIAGLEIDGTNVVGAGGAALTATSAGAIGALAQDAKFSVDGMALTSKSNTVSTAISGLTLNLLSGGPSASSTVTVAPNNDGLKASIQKFVDAYNAIANSITALTKPSLDDDGKLTVSAKLTGDALPRSLLAAIRAPLSETGAGDKLTSMAQLGITTDQKTGALNFDSVKFTAAMSDKKLSGEVQTFFTGTDGLLERMGKAIEPYTQTGGILDQRTNTLTKTQTRLKNDQEALDRRVETLTATLTKKYNDMDTLVGKLKATASNITSMFEALTAQQKNS; this is translated from the coding sequence ATGGCAAGTCCAATTCTACCTGGCTTGGGTCTAGGCTCCGGCCTTGATACCACTGCGATCGTCAAGGCCCTGGTCGACTCCGACAAGGCCGCCAAGCAAGGTCAGATCACCCGAGCGACGACGACGACTACCAACAGTATCTCCGGGGTGGGAACCCTGAAGTCGTTGTTGGCAGCTTTCAATACCGCGATGAAGGACTTGTCCAGCACAACGACTCCGCAATTCGCGGGTTTTGCTGCAACCTCCTCGACCCCCACTGTTCTGACGGCAACCGCCAGCAACTCGGCGGTGAACGGTACCTATTCGATCAAGGTCGATAGTATCGCAACGGCTTCCAAGGTCACTACGGCCGCTTTCGCCGGTGGCACTTCCAGTGCCATTCCGTCCGGTACGTTGACCATCAAGCAGAACGGTGTCGACTACAACCTGGATGTGGCGTCCGGTGCGACCCTGCAATCGGTTCGCGACGCGATCAATGCCGACACTTCGCTCAAGGCTGCGGGTTTCAGTGCCAACATCATCACTGACTCTTTCGGTTCGCGCCTGGTGCTGGGTTCCAGCACGACCGGCGCAGGTTCCGACATCTCGGTGAGCGGCATCGCAGGGCTGGAGATCGATGGGACGAATGTCGTGGGGGCCGGCGGTGCCGCGCTGACGGCCACTTCTGCGGGCGCCATCGGTGCTCTGGCCCAAGATGCCAAGTTCTCCGTCGATGGCATGGCGCTGACCAGCAAGAGCAATACGGTAAGCACGGCGATTTCCGGGTTGACCTTGAATTTGCTCAGTGGCGGGCCGAGCGCCAGTTCAACCGTTACCGTGGCACCGAACAACGATGGCCTGAAAGCCTCGATCCAGAAGTTCGTCGATGCCTATAACGCGATCGCCAATAGCATTACCGCTCTGACCAAGCCGTCGCTCGACGATGATGGGAAGTTGACGGTGTCGGCAAAATTGACCGGTGACGCATTGCCTCGCTCGCTGCTGGCGGCGATTCGAGCGCCCCTGTCTGAAACCGGCGCTGGCGACAAGCTGACGTCGATGGCCCAGTTGGGTATTACCACCGATCAGAAGACGGGTGCGTTGAACTTCGATAGCGTCAAATTCACCGCAGCGATGAGCGATAAAAAGCTCAGCGGCGAAGTCCAAACGTTCTTCACCGGCACCGATGGTCTGCTGGAGCGTATGGGTAAGGCTATCGAACCCTACACCCAGACCGGCGGCATCCTCGATCAGCGCACCAACACGCTGACCAAGACCCAGACCCGCCTGAAGAACGATCAGGAGGCCTTGGATCGCCGGGTCGAGACCCTGACCGCCACGCTCACCAAAAAGTACAACGACATGGATACCCTGGTCGGCAAGCTGAAGGCTACTGCCAGCAACATCACCTCGATGTTCGAAGCATTGACGGCACAACAGAAAAACAGCTGA
- the fliS gene encoding flagellar export chaperone FliS, whose amino-acid sequence MNPMLALRQYQKIGAQAQTSEASPHRLVQMLMEGGLDRIAQAKGAMERNDIASRGVLIGKAIGIVGGLREGLDLENQAESVAELDGLYTYMMKRLAEANVKADPKILDEVADLLCTVKEGWDAIATPGPQF is encoded by the coding sequence ATGAATCCGATGTTGGCCCTTCGCCAATACCAGAAGATTGGCGCCCAGGCGCAAACCTCCGAAGCAAGTCCCCATCGTCTGGTGCAGATGCTCATGGAGGGCGGTCTGGATCGTATTGCCCAGGCCAAGGGCGCGATGGAGCGTAACGATATCGCCAGCAGAGGCGTGCTGATCGGCAAGGCCATTGGCATCGTCGGCGGCCTGCGTGAAGGCCTGGACCTGGAAAACCAGGCCGAGTCAGTGGCCGAGCTGGATGGTCTCTATACCTACATGATGAAGCGTTTGGCCGAGGCCAACGTCAAGGCCGATCCGAAGATCCTCGACGAAGTGGCTGATCTGCTTTGCACGGTCAAGGAAGGCTGGGATGCCATCGCCACGCCTGGTCCGCAATTCTAG
- a CDS encoding flagellar protein FliT: protein MSLVLQRIEQTRDALVGALAERNWEAIGQLDLACRSCMEDVLGESNVDEVALRNKLEELLGVYRQLLEAATGERQAIVDEMSQIHQAQNAAKVYHLFG from the coding sequence ATGAGTCTTGTCTTGCAGCGAATCGAACAAACCCGTGATGCCCTGGTCGGTGCCCTGGCCGAGCGTAACTGGGAGGCAATCGGTCAATTGGACCTGGCGTGCCGTTCCTGCATGGAAGACGTCCTGGGCGAGTCCAACGTGGACGAGGTGGCGTTGCGCAATAAACTTGAGGAGTTGCTGGGGGTTTATCGGCAATTGCTGGAGGCGGCGACGGGAGAGCGTCAGGCAATCGTCGACGAGATGTCGCAGATCCATCAAGCGCAGAACGCGGCAAAGGTTTACCATCTGTTCGGTTAA
- a CDS encoding sigma-54 dependent transcriptional regulator — protein sequence MWRETKILLIDDDSVRRRDLAVILNFLGEENLPCGSHDWQQAVGSLSSSREVICVLIGTVNAPATLLGLLKTLSTWDEFLPVLLMGENSSLDLPEDQRRRVLSTLEMPPSYSKLLDSLHRAQVYREMYDQARERGRHREPNLFRSLVGTSRAIQHVRQMMQQVADTDASVLILGESGTGKEVVARNLHYHSKRREAPFVPVNCGAIPAELLESELFGHEKGAFTGAITSRAGRFELANGGTLFLDEIGDMPLPMQVKLLRVLQERTFERVGSNKTQSVDVRIIAATHKNLESMIEIGSFREDLYYRLNVFPIEMAPLRERVEDIPLLMNELISRMEHEKRGSIRFNSAAIMSLCRHGWPGNVRELANLVERMAIMHPYGVIGVTELPKKFRYVDDEDEQMVDSLRSDLEERVAINGHTPDFTANALLPPEGLDLKDYLGGLEQGLIQQALDDANGIVARAAERLRIRRTTLVEKMRKYGMSRREGDEQADD from the coding sequence ATGTGGCGTGAAACCAAAATTCTCCTGATCGATGACGATAGCGTCCGCCGCCGCGACTTGGCGGTGATCTTAAATTTTCTTGGTGAAGAAAATTTACCCTGCGGAAGCCATGACTGGCAGCAGGCCGTCGGCTCTTTGTCGTCCAGTCGCGAAGTCATTTGCGTCCTGATCGGGACCGTCAATGCGCCCGCGACTCTTTTGGGCTTGCTAAAGACACTCTCGACCTGGGATGAGTTCCTTCCGGTTTTGTTAATGGGCGAAAATTCTTCCCTTGACTTGCCTGAAGACCAGCGTCGCCGGGTGCTTTCCACGCTCGAAATGCCGCCCAGCTACAGCAAGTTGCTGGATTCGCTGCATCGCGCCCAGGTCTATCGCGAGATGTACGACCAGGCCCGCGAACGCGGCAGGCATCGCGAACCCAATCTTTTCCGCAGCCTCGTCGGCACCAGCCGGGCGATCCAGCATGTGCGCCAGATGATGCAACAGGTGGCCGATACCGACGCCAGCGTGTTGATCCTGGGCGAATCGGGTACCGGTAAGGAAGTGGTTGCGCGCAACCTGCATTACCACTCCAAGCGTCGCGAAGCGCCATTCGTGCCGGTCAACTGTGGCGCGATTCCGGCCGAGTTGCTGGAGAGCGAGCTGTTCGGCCACGAGAAGGGCGCCTTCACCGGCGCCATTACCAGCCGGGCGGGGCGTTTCGAGCTGGCTAACGGCGGTACGCTGTTCCTTGATGAAATCGGCGACATGCCGTTGCCGATGCAGGTCAAGCTGCTGCGGGTGCTGCAGGAGCGTACGTTCGAGCGCGTGGGCAGCAACAAGACCCAGAGCGTCGACGTGCGGATCATTGCTGCGACCCACAAGAACCTCGAGAGCATGATCGAGATCGGCAGCTTCCGTGAAGACCTCTATTACCGCCTCAACGTCTTCCCGATCGAAATGGCGCCACTGCGTGAGCGAGTCGAAGACATCCCGCTGTTGATGAACGAGCTGATTTCGCGCATGGAGCACGAAAAGCGTGGTTCGATCCGCTTCAACTCGGCGGCGATCATGTCCCTGTGCCGTCATGGCTGGCCGGGCAACGTCCGGGAGCTGGCCAACCTGGTGGAGCGCATGGCGATCATGCATCCGTACGGGGTTATCGGCGTGACCGAGCTGCCGAAGAAATTCCGCTACGTCGATGACGAAGACGAACAAATGGTCGACAGCCTGCGCAGCGACCTGGAAGAACGAGTGGCTATCAACGGCCATACACCAGATTTCACCGCCAATGCCTTGCTGCCGCCCGAAGGCCTGGATCTGAAGGACTACCTCGGTGGCCTGGAGCAAGGGCTTATCCAGCAGGCTTTGGACGACGCCAACGGTATCGTGGCCCGTGCCGCGGAGCGCCTGCGCATCCGCCGCACCACCCTGGTGGAAAAGATGCGCAAGTACGGTATGAGCCGGCGCGAAGGAGATGAACAGGCGGATGATTGA
- a CDS encoding ATP-binding protein, with translation MSPVPEPGLMPSAEQASRLGLEQAFALFSQMSSQLTDSYSLLEARVTELKGELAVVSAQRMQELAEKERLANRLQNLLDLLPGGVIVIDAHGRVREANPAACELLGLPLEGELWRHVIARCFAPREDDGHEVSLKDGRRLSISTRSLDAEPGQLVLLNDLTETRHLQDQLARHERLSSLGRMVASLAHQIRTPLSAALLYASHLTEQQLPVETQQRFAGRLKERLHELEHQVRDMLVFARGELPLTDRVTPKALLQSLQAAALTHVQDLPVRWQCDSHTGELLCNRDTLVGAVLNLIENAIQASNGNVRLKVHLYTRCNTLRLCVSDSGSGIEPAVLTRLGEPFFTTKTTGTGLGLTVVKAVARAHQGELQLRSRLGRGTCALVLLPLFSSAPGME, from the coding sequence ATGTCCCCTGTCCCTGAGCCGGGGCTCATGCCATCCGCCGAGCAGGCTAGCCGGCTTGGACTTGAGCAGGCATTTGCGTTGTTTAGCCAAATGTCCAGTCAGCTGACTGATTCCTACAGCCTGCTCGAAGCCCGGGTCACCGAGCTCAAGGGCGAGTTGGCGGTGGTCAGCGCTCAGCGTATGCAGGAGCTGGCGGAAAAAGAGCGCCTGGCTAATCGTCTGCAAAACCTGCTCGATCTGTTGCCCGGTGGCGTTATTGTCATCGATGCTCATGGCCGTGTGCGCGAAGCCAACCCTGCAGCCTGTGAGTTGCTTGGCCTGCCGCTGGAAGGGGAGCTGTGGCGGCATGTCATTGCGCGTTGCTTTGCGCCCCGTGAAGACGACGGCCATGAAGTGTCGCTCAAGGACGGTCGGCGCCTGTCCATTTCGACGCGTTCGCTGGATGCGGAGCCGGGGCAACTGGTGTTGCTCAATGACCTGACTGAAACCCGTCACCTGCAAGATCAATTGGCTCGTCATGAGCGCTTGTCATCCCTGGGGCGGATGGTCGCGTCGTTGGCGCACCAGATTCGCACGCCTCTGTCTGCCGCACTTTTATACGCCAGCCATCTGACTGAACAGCAACTGCCGGTAGAAACCCAGCAGCGGTTCGCCGGTCGCCTCAAGGAGCGCCTGCACGAGTTGGAGCATCAAGTGCGCGACATGCTGGTATTCGCCCGTGGTGAACTGCCGTTGACCGACCGCGTTACCCCCAAGGCTTTGCTGCAATCATTGCAGGCAGCGGCGTTGACCCATGTGCAGGATTTGCCGGTCCGCTGGCAGTGCGACAGCCATACCGGCGAGCTGCTGTGTAACCGTGACACCCTGGTCGGTGCGGTGTTGAATCTCATTGAAAACGCAATCCAGGCCAGCAACGGCAATGTCCGTTTGAAGGTGCATTTATATACCCGCTGCAACACGTTGCGCTTGTGCGTCAGTGACAGTGGCAGTGGGATCGAGCCGGCCGTACTGACGCGTCTGGGCGAGCCGTTCTTCACCACGAAGACTACCGGCACCGGACTGGGGTTGACCGTGGTCAAGGCCGTGGCCCGTGCGCATCAGGGAGAGTTGCAATTGCGCTCGCGGCTGGGGCGCGGCACCTGTGCGTTGGTGCTCTTGCCGCTGTTTTCCAGTGCGCCGGGTATGGAGTAA
- a CDS encoding sigma-54 dependent transcriptional regulator, with amino-acid sequence MAIKVLLVEDDRALREALADTLVLAGHDYAAVGSAEEALLAVGREPFSLVISDVNMPGMDGHQLLGLLRARQPQLPVLLMTAHGAVERAVDAMRQGAADYLVKPFEPKALLDLVARHAQGSPAIDGDGPVALEPASAQLLELAARVARSDSTVLISGESGTGKEVLARYIHQQSRRASEPFIAINCAAIPDNMLEATLFGHEKGSFTGAIAAQAGKFEQADGGTILLDEISEMPLGLQAKLLRVLQEREVERVGARKPISLDIRVVATTNRDLAGEVAAGRFREDLYYRLSVFPLAWRPLRERTADILPLAERLLAKHVNKMKHATARLSPQAEAFLIAYPWPGNVRELDNAIQRALILQQGGLIQPQDFCLSGPVACAPLPAVSAAPAFAPQADAEGESAGALGDDLRRREFQMIIDTLRAERGRRKEAAERLGISPRTLRYKLAQMRDAGMDVEAYLFAS; translated from the coding sequence ATGGCGATCAAGGTGTTACTGGTTGAGGACGATCGGGCCCTGCGCGAAGCGCTGGCCGATACGCTGGTACTGGCCGGGCACGATTACGCCGCCGTCGGTTCGGCGGAAGAGGCATTGCTGGCCGTTGGCCGGGAACCCTTCAGCCTGGTGATCAGTGACGTCAACATGCCAGGCATGGACGGGCATCAATTGCTTGGGCTGTTGCGCGCCCGTCAGCCTCAGTTGCCAGTGTTACTGATGACCGCTCACGGTGCTGTCGAGCGAGCAGTGGATGCCATGCGCCAAGGCGCGGCGGATTATCTGGTCAAGCCGTTCGAGCCCAAGGCGTTGCTGGATCTGGTAGCTCGCCATGCCCAAGGTAGTCCTGCCATTGACGGTGATGGGCCGGTCGCGCTCGAGCCGGCCAGTGCGCAGTTGCTGGAGTTGGCGGCGCGAGTGGCCCGCAGTGACTCGACGGTGTTGATCTCCGGCGAGTCTGGCACCGGCAAGGAAGTGCTGGCGCGCTACATCCACCAGCAATCCCGGCGCGCCAGCGAACCGTTCATTGCGATCAACTGTGCGGCGATTCCCGACAACATGCTCGAGGCGACACTGTTCGGGCACGAAAAGGGCTCGTTCACCGGCGCCATTGCGGCCCAGGCCGGCAAGTTCGAGCAAGCCGATGGCGGCACCATTTTGCTCGATGAAATTTCCGAAATGCCCCTGGGGTTGCAGGCCAAGCTGTTGCGGGTCTTGCAAGAGCGGGAAGTGGAGCGGGTCGGTGCCCGCAAACCCATCAGCCTGGACATTCGCGTGGTGGCGACCACCAACCGCGACCTGGCCGGCGAAGTGGCGGCAGGGCGTTTTCGTGAAGACCTTTACTATCGCCTGTCGGTATTTCCGCTGGCCTGGCGTCCGCTGCGCGAGCGCACCGCCGATATCCTGCCACTGGCCGAACGCCTGCTGGCCAAGCACGTGAACAAAATGAAGCATGCGACGGCCCGATTGTCGCCCCAGGCCGAGGCTTTCCTGATCGCCTATCCCTGGCCCGGTAACGTGCGGGAGCTGGATAACGCCATTCAGCGAGCATTGATCCTGCAGCAAGGCGGTTTGATCCAGCCGCAAGATTTCTGTCTGAGCGGTCCGGTGGCCTGCGCGCCATTGCCAGCAGTGTCGGCGGCTCCGGCGTTCGCCCCCCAGGCGGACGCGGAGGGCGAGTCGGCTGGCGCCCTGGGAGACGACCTGCGCCGTCGCGAATTCCAGATGATCATCGACACCCTGCGCGCCGAGCGCGGTCGTCGCAAGGAGGCAGCCGAACGCCTGGGGATCAGCCCGCGCACCCTGCGCTACAAGCTGGCACAGATGCGGGACGCCGGAATGGATGTGGAGGCCTACCTCTTCGCCAGTTGA
- the fliE gene encoding flagellar hook-basal body complex protein FliE — MSQGIEFNRLMLDMRAMQMDAMAQPKSVAVPQVGGSSFSDMLGQAVNKVNDTQQASNQLASAFEIGKSGVDLTDVMISSQKAAVSFQALTQVRNKLVQAYQDIMQMPV, encoded by the coding sequence ATGAGCCAAGGTATTGAATTTAATCGGTTGATGCTGGACATGCGGGCCATGCAGATGGACGCCATGGCCCAGCCTAAATCGGTCGCGGTCCCCCAAGTGGGTGGCAGCAGCTTTTCCGACATGCTCGGTCAGGCCGTCAATAAAGTGAACGATACCCAGCAGGCGTCGAATCAGTTGGCCAGTGCTTTCGAGATTGGCAAAAGCGGCGTCGACCTGACGGATGTCATGATCTCCTCGCAGAAAGCCGCTGTCTCGTTTCAGGCGTTGACCCAGGTTCGCAACAAACTGGTTCAAGCCTATCAAGACATCATGCAGATGCCGGTCTAA
- the fliF gene encoding flagellar basal-body MS-ring/collar protein FliF — MAEAAADNVPAKATPIDGKPPLFGLSFLENLSEMTMLRQVGLLVGLAASVAIGFAVVLWSQQPDYRPLYGSLAGMDAKQVMETLASADIPYTVEPNSGALLVKADDVARARLKLAAAGVTPTDGNIGFEILDKDQGLGTSQFMEATRYRRGLEGELARTISSLNNVKGARVHLAIPKSSVFVRDERKPSASVLVELYSGRSLEPGQVLAIINLVATSVPELSKSQITVVDQKGNLLSDQAENSELTMAGKQFDYSRRMEGMLTQRVHNILQPILGNDRYKAEVSADLDFSAVESTSEQFNPDQPALRSEQSVSEQRTASNGPQGVPGALSNQPPSPASAPQTTGGATAAAGMVQPGQPLIDANGQQIMDPATGQPMLAPYPADKRQQSTKNFELDRSISHTKQQQGRLTRLSVAVVVDDQVKVNPANGETSRAPWSADELARFTRLVQDAVGFDASRGDSVSVINVPFSSERGEVIADIPFYSQPWFWDVVKQVLGVLFILILVFGVLRPVLNNITGGGRSKQLAGLGDVELGGMGGLDGELANDRVSLGGPQSILLPSPSEGYDAQLNAIKSLVAEDPGRVAQVVKEWINADE; from the coding sequence ATGGCAGAAGCAGCCGCTGATAACGTTCCGGCCAAGGCCACTCCGATAGACGGCAAACCGCCGCTGTTCGGTCTGTCCTTCCTGGAAAATCTCTCCGAGATGACCATGTTGCGTCAGGTTGGCCTGTTGGTCGGCCTGGCTGCCAGCGTGGCGATTGGTTTTGCCGTGGTGCTGTGGTCCCAGCAGCCGGACTACCGTCCTCTGTACGGCAGCCTTGCGGGCATGGACGCCAAGCAAGTCATGGAAACCCTGGCTTCCGCCGACATTCCTTACACTGTCGAACCCAATTCCGGTGCGTTGCTGGTCAAGGCTGACGACGTCGCCCGTGCGCGCCTCAAGCTCGCCGCCGCTGGCGTGACGCCCACCGATGGCAACATCGGTTTCGAGATCCTCGACAAGGATCAAGGCCTGGGCACCAGCCAGTTCATGGAAGCGACCCGTTATCGTCGCGGCCTGGAAGGCGAACTGGCGCGCACCATTTCCAGCCTGAACAACGTCAAGGGCGCCCGTGTGCACCTGGCGATTCCGAAGAGTTCGGTGTTTGTGCGCGATGAACGCAAACCGAGTGCTTCGGTACTGGTCGAACTGTATTCGGGCCGCTCCCTGGAGCCAGGCCAAGTGCTGGCCATCATCAACCTGGTGGCGACCAGCGTACCTGAGTTGAGCAAATCCCAAATCACGGTGGTCGACCAGAAAGGCAACCTGTTGTCTGATCAGGCGGAAAACTCCGAACTGACCATGGCCGGCAAGCAATTCGATTACAGCCGTCGCATGGAAGGCATGCTGACCCAACGGGTGCACAACATCCTGCAACCGATCCTGGGTAACGATCGCTATAAGGCGGAAGTCTCGGCCGACCTGGATTTCAGTGCCGTCGAGTCGACGTCCGAGCAGTTCAACCCGGATCAACCGGCCTTGCGCAGCGAGCAATCGGTGAGCGAACAGCGCACCGCCAGCAATGGTCCGCAAGGCGTGCCGGGTGCCCTGAGCAACCAACCGCCGTCGCCGGCCAGCGCGCCACAAACCACCGGTGGTGCAACCGCAGCCGCCGGCATGGTGCAGCCAGGTCAACCGCTGATCGACGCCAATGGCCAGCAGATCATGGACCCGGCCACCGGCCAGCCGATGTTGGCGCCGTATCCAGCCGATAAGCGTCAACAGTCGACCAAGAACTTCGAACTCGACCGTTCCATCAGCCACACCAAGCAGCAGCAGGGCCGTCTGACCCGCCTGTCGGTGGCCGTGGTGGTGGACGATCAGGTCAAGGTCAACCCGGCCAACGGCGAAACCAGCCGGGCACCGTGGAGCGCCGACGAATTGGCGCGCTTTACCCGACTGGTACAGGACGCCGTGGGTTTCGATGCCAGCCGTGGCGACAGCGTCAGTGTGATCAACGTGCCATTCTCCTCGGAGCGCGGTGAAGTCATCGCCGATATTCCGTTTTATTCGCAACCCTGGTTCTGGGATGTGGTCAAGCAAGTATTGGGTGTGCTGTTCATCCTGATCCTGGTGTTTGGCGTGCTGCGTCCGGTGCTCAACAACATTACCGGTGGCGGCAGGAGCAAGCAGTTGGCTGGCTTGGGTGATGTAGAGCTGGGCGGCATGGGCGGCCTGGATGGCGAATTGGCCAATGATCGCGTCAGCCTCGGCGGGCCGCAGAGCATTCTGTTGCCAAGCCCGAGCGAAGGCTATGACGCTCAGTTGAACGCCATCAAGAGTCTGGTGGCAGAAGATCCGGGTCGTGTGGCCCAGGTCGTGAAAGAGTGGATTAACGCAGATGAGTGA
- the fliG gene encoding flagellar motor switch protein FliG: protein MSDNRAAVAKLSRVDKAAILLLSLGSTDAAQVLRHMGPKEVQRVGVAMAQMGNVHREQVEQVMSEFVDIVGDQTSLGVGSDDYVRKMLTQALGEDKANGLIDRILLGGNTSGLDSLKWMEPRAVADVIRYEHPQIQAIVVAYLDPDQAGEVLGNFDHKVRLDIILRVSSLNTVQPAALKELNQILEKQFSGNSNASRTTLGGIKRAADIMNFLDSSIEGQLMDSIREVDEDLSGQIEDLMFVFNNLSDVDDRGIQALLREVSSDVLVLALKGSDEGVKEKIFKNMSKRAAELLRDDLEAKGPVRVSDVETAQKEILTIARRMAEAGEIVLGGKGGEEMI, encoded by the coding sequence ATGAGTGATAATCGAGCCGCTGTTGCCAAATTGTCCCGGGTCGACAAAGCTGCGATTTTGCTGCTGTCCCTGGGTTCGACCGACGCCGCCCAAGTGCTGCGCCACATGGGCCCCAAAGAGGTCCAGCGAGTGGGCGTGGCCATGGCGCAGATGGGCAATGTGCACCGTGAGCAGGTCGAGCAGGTGATGAGCGAGTTCGTCGACATCGTCGGCGATCAGACCAGCCTGGGCGTCGGTTCCGATGACTACGTGCGCAAGATGCTCACCCAGGCACTGGGCGAGGACAAGGCCAACGGCCTCATCGACCGTATCCTGCTGGGTGGCAATACCAGCGGCCTGGACAGCCTCAAGTGGATGGAACCGCGCGCCGTTGCCGACGTGATCCGTTACGAGCACCCACAGATCCAGGCGATCGTGGTGGCTTACCTCGATCCGGACCAGGCCGGCGAAGTGCTGGGCAACTTCGACCATAAAGTGCGGTTGGACATCATCCTGCGGGTGTCTTCGCTCAACACCGTGCAACCAGCTGCCCTGAAAGAATTGAACCAGATCCTCGAGAAGCAGTTCTCGGGCAACTCCAATGCCTCGCGCACCACCCTGGGTGGTATCAAGCGTGCGGCGGATATCATGAACTTCCTCGACAGTTCGATCGAAGGTCAGTTGATGGATTCGATCCGCGAAGTCGACGAGGACCTGTCCGGTCAGATCGAAGACCTCATGTTCGTGTTCAACAACCTGTCCGATGTCGATGACCGCGGTATTCAGGCACTGTTGCGCGAAGTGTCCTCCGATGTACTGGTGCTGGCTCTCAAGGGCTCGGACGAAGGCGTCAAGGAAAAGATCTTCAAGAACATGTCCAAACGGGCGGCCGAACTGTTGCGCGACGACCTCGAGGCCAAGGGCCCGGTGCGCGTCAGCGACGTGGAAACCGCACAGAAGGAAATCCTCACCATCGCCCGCCGTATGGCCGAAGCCGGAGAGATCGTTCTCGGTGGCAAGGGCGGCGAAGAGATGATCTAA